gattattattttatatcccgATTAGAAAAAAAGATGGGTCCTAATAATAATACATGgaaaaaacttattttcatatGGTGTATACGGACTGCATAAAGTTATAAGGCCCGTATAGAATTAAATTAACTGACAAAGCCTGTGCCAACATATATAAGGCCCGTATAAAGTAAATTGTGTAATCTTATACAGCTCgtattcctcgaaaattggattTTTCTCAAAGTATATAAGGGGtttaaggtgtcaatcacacGAGACAGTTCATAATTCAATGAGACATAACTGGACAGGTTCTCAAACTTGGACAGATGAAGTCACCCCTTTCAGTACTTTCATAATGCAATGAGACATAACTGAGGACTAGCTAGGACTAGACCCCTGAAGTTGTCATGTGATAAAATACGTGGAAGAAAAGACCAGCACCCTTGTcgttctttttaataaaatatctaACCATAAATTTTAAAATTCGTTTGATAAAAAGGGAACACActcaaatattttatttatttattatgggGATTTTAATTATTGTATGTTAGTTTATTTTTAGAAATTTATATATAGTTAGATTCAATATTTGTTTTGTCATATTATTATagattaaattaaatatataacttgATTGTTCGTACTTAGGTCCTTAATTTGTTTGTCATATTATTATAACTAAATATATAACTTGATTGTTATTACTAACCACCTATAGTGTTCgcttattttttaaaaattagagattaaattcaaaattttgataaataacAAGGATCATCCATATACTTTACTCAACATattattttcataatttattACTATCTaactttaaatatatatatatatatatatatatatatataacaaaatttTGCAATACGTCACTAAAATCAAGCTAAAAATCTAATAATTATGTAAATATTTTTTGGATTCAAATTATTTTCGGTAATGTGCGAATTATAattgtaactttttatttctcattaaatataatgtaatataatatatttatttttgtattattttcaACGATTACATGTTCCTTTGATGAATTTTATAATAGTAACATGCATCAtctttatattaactcatttatgtcaatcTGGTATATAAACGTCTCTATCTTTGgtttgcatttacaagaaatatttattatatgtTTAGATTGTTCAATCTGTTTAACACACGGGAAACTAACCTAGTACTATTTAAACTAAACGTACACATCAAACTAAGTAATACATCATAATCAAAATATACAGAATGTATGTggattagttttattatttttatatgatACACAGATATATAAACTTTACGAGCATTAACCAAAGTCATTAAGACTATATTTAAAAGACTAATTGCATGACTTTAGTGGTATTATAAGTTTATAACCAAAGAAGTTCATTTTTCCCATAGACATGCAACATGCCCACCCCAAAGTTTAGAGTTCAAATAGTTCGAGCATCAGCTATCCAGATCGAAGAAAAGTCACAGGCACCGGAAGTTGGGGTTTCGGTGTTTATATTGAAGGATAATAAGATACTCTTTGGGCGTCGCCGCTCTGTCTCTGTTGGTGACAACACATATTTGCTACCAGGCGGCCACCTTGAGTTCGGTCAGTTTTTctacacaccacattatttaatCTTTATGATTATGTTTCGTCCTTCGAACTTTTTCCCGAAGATGTGATGAAATTTATTTTTGTAATTGAATCCAGGTGAAAGCTATGAGGAATGTGCGGCAAGAGAGGTGAAGGAGGAAACGGGACTAGACATCAAGAATATTGAGTTGTTAACAACGGTGAATAATCTCTATTATGATGCAACACATATCAATGTTACTTATATGCGTGCACAATTATCAGACCCAAATCAAACACCTCAAAACATCGAGCCCGATAAGTGTGAAGGTTGGGAATGGTATGACTTAAACAACCTACCCGAACCAATGTTTGGACCTCTTAGAGAAATGTTGCAAGGTGGCTTCAATCCGTTCCCTGTTAGCTTTTGATAATAAAGCACGTTGAAGAAGCCCGTCTTATGCGATTTACTTGTGAATTATGTGTAATGTTGTTGCGGCTCATTAGATATGAGTTTTGTTGTGTTTGATAGTTATCTTTGAAGTTGTTTTCACTTAATCACGCGAAACGTAAGAAAAAATAAATTGAGATTTGAGCTCTTTCAACATGTATTTGTGTTGCATAAAACAATAAATATGTAAAAGTTGTATGTTTTGCAATGTCCATAGTTTAGTTAGATGTATGTTGTCTTCAGAGATGTTGATTTAATTTTCTGTTTTGTTTCTACAAACGTAGTTCAGGAACTAAACATATAATAAGGTAATTAGTAATAGATTGTTCAGAATCTATCATTCAGTTCAGACTTCAGATTCAACCCATAGCGCCTCCGCACACCACTACGGCCGGTCCTATGGGGTCTGAATTTTGAATCCACACAAAAATCATCACGCCGTTGCCCAACCTTCTCCACTCACtgactcacacacatatatatacatacatatgtatgtataaattGAAGGGGTTATATAACCCCCTTATCACTACACCCTCTTGTGATATATAATGCCTCATAAACCCACTCTCTTACGCATTTCGTCAGTTGTCGCATAACGTTCCCAAAAgagctttatgactacacatggtcttattaGCTAGAGTTTTTTTTGGTCTGACTATAACACGTCTTGTAATTATATGAGTAATTATACGAGTTGAAAAGGAAAGTGAAAAGATGCTGgaaatctctttttttttttcccATATTGTATTTGTAACCCTTGACACTAGTGATGCTTTCTAAATTCAATCATGGTCAATTGTTTCTTCTTAATTTatgaatatttaaaaaaaaaatcatgtgtTCTAGAGTGGGCAAAAACCTAGAAAGTTTTATTATATAATTTCTTATGTATTGTTTTATGTGAATAGATTTTCTGTTAAtcaagaaaacaaataaaaaatagaGAAACGAATTTAGTTtgtttttgttacatatataatagcgagtaaattacaagttttgtcctttatgtttacatcaaattgcagacgctgtccttttggccaaaactttacaggcggtgtccttaacctttcaaaatcttgcacgttttgtcctttaggccaaacctggttagaaatctcagttaaaaatTGTCATGTGCTATACAtatgagggtaaaatggtaatttccctcTCAACCCGTTCAAACACAACACTCACTTCATCATCTTCCCCAAATTTCTAGGTTTAACCGCCTGCAACTCCAACCACCAATATACAGATTTCTGCCATCACGTAGTAGTGGTCACTGTAGGTGTGTGTTGGTGTACGATTGGACCTCCTCGATCTCAATCCTAATTATGGCATTTGCAAATTACTCGCAAAAGACAGGTTCAATTTCCAGAAGCATAATGGATATCTTTAGTGGCCACTTCTCGAATATTCTCAGGTATATCCATCCACAATAAATGCCAATCTCACACCTGTTTTCTCTTCCACCGACGCTAATCTCTCTCGATTCATGCATCATCGTTCGGTGTGTTCATCTTACAAGCTTTTAGAATCTCCGATTGCCGGATTTACGATGTCTTCCGGTAGGTATATGGCCTACTCGCCGTCTCCGTCAGTGCCTCACTCTCCTCATATCGCCGGTTATCGTTCTGTAGCTATCGCCGAACAGGAGAAGTATGACGacggtttttcaattttttttcgtTTTTACGTTCTTTCGATTACTCTAGGTTTTACTCGATCTCGATTTTGTAGGTTTTTGTTTCGCTGATTATTGTGTTTGTTGAGATTTGTGTTCGTTATCGTGATCTGagtgttaggttgttagatgcgGTTTATGGTTTTGATTGATGTGGATGGTTGAAGTGACCGTTGGTGGTTGGAGTTGCAGGCGGCTTAAACCCCTAGAAATTTGGGGAAGATGATGGAGTGAGTGTTGAGTTTGAAAGGGTTGAGAGAGAAATTACCGTTTTACCCTCATGTACATTGCACATGACAgtttttaactgagatttctaaccaggtttggtctaaaggacaaaacttgcaagattttgaaaggttaaggataccgcctgtaaacttttggccaaaaggacagcgcctgcaatttaatgtaaacataaaggacaaaacttgtaatttactctataataGCTCATACAGTTCTGTTTGGTAtagggtaatggaatggacgagtgAATACAATGGATTAGTATCATTTCATGTTtcgtttggttaccatgtgagaatgTAATGAATTATATTGTTTGTTAGGCAATAAAAACAAAGGAATAAAATCGGTGGTGCGTGGTGGTGGTCGGTGACAGTGATTGTGGATGGTAATAGGTAGCGGTGGTGGCGGTGACGGGGGGTGGCGGCAGCGAGCCTcggtggtggttggtggcggcGGATGTGGCGGTGGTTGGTGGTGGCGACCGTGGTGGGGGTGGCGGTGACGATGTTGGTGGTTGGCGGCGGTGAGCGGCTTGGCGACGACGGTGGTTGGTGGTGGCGACCGTGGTGGATGGTGGCGGCAACGGTGGTGGTTGGTGAAGGCGAGCGGCGTTGGCGGCGGCAGtggttggtggcggcggtgggttgcagcggtggctgtcggggtggtGGCGATGGGCGTCGGTGACGGCGAtgggcgtcggtggtgggtggtggtggaggtggtgggttgtggtgttttTAAAGAAGGGTGCAAGAGGGAAtggaacaaaaaaaaaatatgggGTGGATGGAATGGTTTTGAAGGAAtgagtgattccattccattgaccaaccaaacatctttttcttcattctctcgtaatgatccattccattccgtTTCTTATTTccgcataccaaacactacccaAATTGTTTATTTTTTGTAATTTCTATATGCTTTGTTTAATCTTTGTTAGACAAAACTTAATATGAGTGATATGTACTTTGTGTATGCAACTCATGTAAGTATAGATAATTGCCTATAAATTATAATTTGGTATTTCCTTTGAAAATGTTCATTATAGTAGTTCATATGTCATCATCAATCTTGATTGAAGTGGGGTGCACTTGATTTCTTTTCCGGTCTTAATTATATTTTCTGATGAGTTTCGTATTGGTAAAACAAGAAAACATTCTTTTAGGTACTTCTATACACACATCCCTGTAGTTTTATTTTCACATTCCTAgtttatacgggtcgtataatcttatacgacccgtatataaTGTTTTTGCACAGAAATAAATACAGTAGAatctttttttgttttacatgtatacgggccgtataagctTATATAAGTCGTATACAATTGTATACGAgcaatataatgttatacggccaaatgtgtttatttttgtgagttttcatCAGATTTTTGGGTTTTTGAGATCTGTATACAGTCCGTATAAtgctatacgacccgtatataagttttatttatttttttatgtaaAACTAAACAACCGTTTAATAAATTTTAGTAATTCATTAGCTAGCGTTTTCAGTATCCGAAGTTTGTTGGGTGGCGACGACGGTGGGTGTGTGAGAGTACTGGGAGTATGATTGCTGAAGGTTTTCAGTATCCAGAGTTAGTTGGGTTGTTTGTAGCTAGGGTTCAGAATGTTTGAATACAGTGATATTAGAACACTGTACACTGCATGTAACCACAGGGGTTTTGTGATGATATCTtacaaattgggaaccacatattcgtgtgttCTAGTTTGGagagatgaccgaatagagatcatAGCCAACCTAAATCCACGAATTCCAACGTCTTGTATTTATCAACGATGTTCTGATATGGAGTTATACGTTCCCTGTAAAAGTTTTCCCAGCTCGCTACTGATGTATGCCGCGTGGGTTGTCACCAAAACCCTGCCTATGTTCGTCTGTTATCTACGGGATGGAGTACTTTCGTGAACCTAAATGCTTGTtgctggtgtcacacccccaaaaatccacacgcggagtatcaccgcttggaggcgtaactgaccaggatcttaaccaccaatcacgTTGAACTCATAGGTATATGTAAATAAAGCTTTCCTTGATTGACAATAAGTGTTACAATGTTACATTATATTTTAtagtatacagcggaagcataaatcattcgttaagtgtttataacCACATGTAAAAGCTATTAGTCTCGTATAGTGTTTctatgtatctcgacccatgaccactccagcatcccagacaacaagttccaaTGATAtgtacctaaaggcctgcaaggcatgtaacaacgagtcaacaacaaagttgagcgagttcacagttggttgtttagttttacgagtttgttttgaaatcataagttgtttcgtaaaccataAGTTAACCAGtacttttgtttcccaaaccataaccataatcagtggggggcttcccctgtgaaccactagaccataccatatcgactactaacgaaatataagttgtgccctgcatcagtgtctatcatcactgatagtttgccatagtccattagtacacgcccgttcaaacgacacggtgtgaggtttgttaaacctaatagcgctattaactaatgacccgctcgccatcggcctcgacgattaagtcgatataaagaggagggactttatgatagagttttgtctagtaagttaaggttgttgtcctacccaaggaggacgaacgtacgtagttctacccaaggagaatacgcagagtttatagtggcatcctacccaaggaggatggccgtacatatcctacccaaggaggatatgtagattccgttttagtttattaacccattcccaacccttgggaatcccatgccttgtagtaagtgtgaactcacctcggtttgctcggtatgcttaattaCTTGAGCACAAACAATTCAATCAaagcctatagtatgcacgtatacacaatcagtttatgtTTGTAATGATTCACATGCAAACTAACATCACAGTAATACCATAGAGTGTGCTTAGGCAATTATTATCATATACACATAAAGCAGTTAATCAAATTCATACAATTCATGCTTCACATGATTGATTTTTTAGTTTATTCTAACATGGTTACCAATTAACATACTTAACAGAATTAataaactaacagagttaacatacttaacagagTTACTGTGTCAATATTTCAACTTCACAGAACATATGGAAAAATCACTTTTGGTGAAAACACTTCTGGTGAAAACACTTTTGATGAAAACACTTCTCTCGAAAACACTTTTGGTGAAATCACTTTTGATGAAATCACCTCTGACGAAAACACTTTTGGTGAAATCACTTTTGATGAAATCACCTCTGACGAAAACACTTTTGGTGAAATCCCATTTGATGAAAACACTTGTGGTGAAATCACTTTTTGGcgaaaacacttgtgatgaaatcaCATTTGATGAAAACACTTCTGACGAAATCACATTTGATGAAATCTCCTTTGGCGAAAACACCCTTGGCGAAAACCCTTTTGGGTTTTCGTCGTGATAGTGATTTCGTCTGGTGGTGATTTCGTCATCAACAGTTACAcaatcacagaaaccctaattgcATTCTAACAGTTACATCGTCTTCATCACACAATCATCAGTAAGTTGTGATTATCAAGAACCTCAATCTGCTTGACATCTAGTATCATACCATTAATCCAATTATTGAATCAATCCAAGTAACAGTTTTATTCACTTTTCAAACGGGTTACGGCTACAATCATAACATTACAATCGATTTGTCACCACCATCAGATCATATAAAATCACAAATACACATCGATACAGTACGTAACACATATTATCCAAACCGACTCACAAGTAGAACTAAACTGATCACACGGTTTATCATGATAGCAGAATCATAAGATCAATTCCATGACGGTCCTAAAGTACACGATCAGCATGAACAATTAAATATCATAAGGATTCTAAATGTTAAGAAGATATAAATCCTCAAACCCTAATCATCACACATCATACGAATACCAAGCACATAACAGATTACAATAAGAGGCCactaatgtaacaccccgtgttaccgaatgtcaaagtcaaagtcaagtttgacttctttgactgtaattagtctattctatgttttattatttgtattatgtggagtagtgttattaatcaaagtaatcgaacgaatcgaatgtttaatcgatctgaaacgctttacgactgtgaataacaggaagtaacaatgcgataaagtcaatcaatcaataattaagctaatcgaatcatcaatcgaactcgaaactcgaactatgcgaatttggtgttatattacgtgtgtgtgtgccttacgtgttacatgtgcgtgtttactttatgttaggTGTAGTGATCAATCGagtcgaaactcgaaactcaatcgaactcaatcgaaatcgaatcatgaacGCCGATAACtactttgtgtcgtttgaattcgagaagctccttagtcgtaagtactcttatctcccctcgtcattcgaagtcgaagtcgctactggaagaactgttgccgttaactctgttctccgtgattgtactctcgagctcaacaatcacatcttccctatcgaccttattcccatgcaactcggaagcttcgacatcatagtaggcatggactttcttcgcgaaaaccatgctgaaattgtgtgttttgataagatgattcgattctcgctcgcaaatggtgatctattatgtgtgtacggtgaaacagcttcgaaaggtctcaagctcatgtcatgcatccaagttagcaagtatctccgcaaggaatacagagctttcttggccaacattgtagtagcagagaaggaaaagaaaaagaaggtcgAAGTCAAAGACGTACCAGtggtccgagaatttcctcaggtattccctgacgatcttccaggattaccaccaagtcgtgatatcgactttcgtatgggccttattcctggagctaaccctgttgccaaagccccttatcgactcgctccatccaaaatgcgggaactttcgaaccaaatccaggagttacttgaaaaaggctttattcgcccgagcacctctccttggggcgcgccagtccttttcgttaaaaagaaggatgggtcgttcaggatgtgcatcgactatcgggaattgaataagttaaccatc
This is a stretch of genomic DNA from Helianthus annuus cultivar XRQ/B chromosome 16, HanXRQr2.0-SUNRISE, whole genome shotgun sequence. It encodes these proteins:
- the LOC110915033 gene encoding nudix hydrolase 1, which translates into the protein MSLSAIAMINLRTPGISRATNSDANIRLSSSKRLDGSSQTIHGFINSQRPHHVQKYLFPLAVKLIKSSEPAFSPNCSIFQTCNMPTPKFRVQIVRASAIQIEEKSQAPEVGVSVFILKDNKILFGRRRSVSVGDNTYLLPGGHLEFGESYEECAAREVKEETGLDIKNIELLTTVNNLYYDATHINVTYMRAQLSDPNQTPQNIEPDKCEGWEWYDLNNLPEPMFGPLREMLQGGFNPFPVSF